From Streptomyces sp. SAI-135:
CGGCGGCGCGGCGGAGCAGGAACTCCTCGGGCGGCACGTCGTTCTCGGGGATGTCGTCGGCGTAGTTGTTCTCGGTCTCGTGGTCGTCCCAGGTGACCACGAAGGGGTGTGCGGCGTGTGCGGCCATCAGGTCCGGGTCGGACTTGTAGAGGGCGTAGCGCAGGCGGTAGTCCTCCAGGGTGACCGTCTCGCGGTTGAAGACCGCCGGGAGGGTGCGGTCGGTGTAGTTGCGGTATCCGCCCACCGAGTTGACCGCGTACTCGTACAGGTAGTCCCCGAGGTGGAAGACCATGTCGACGTCCTCGGCGGCGAGATGGCCGTACGGGGTGAAGTAGCCGTCGGTGTACGCCTGGCAGGAGACGGCCGCGAAGGTGAGGGCCGCGGCGCGGCTGCCGGGGGCCGGTGCGGTGCGGGTGCGGCCCGTGGGGCTGATCCACCTGCCGACCCGGAAGCGGTAGTGGAAGAAGCGGTCGGCGTCGAGGTGCCCGACCTCGGCGTGCACGGTGTGGTGGAACTCGGGGTGCGCGACGGCCGTGCCGCGTCTGGCGATCCGGCGGAATTTCTCGTCGTGCGCCAGCTCCCAGTGGACCAGGACGCGTTCGGCCGGGAGGCCGCCGTCCTCCTGGAAGGGGACCGGGGCGAGGCGGGTCCACAGGAGCACGGAGTCGGGCTGCGGGTCGCCGGAGGCGACGCCGAGGGTGAAGGGGTTCTCGGTGATCTTCGAGGCGTCGAGTTCGGCGGCGCTCGCGGTGCCGGCGGTGGGCAGGTTCACGGAGAAGGCGAGCGCGGCGGCGGCGCCCGTGACGGTCAGGAAGCGGCGGCGGCCCATGTGCCGTGCGGCGGCGCGCAGTTCGGGGGCGTGCTGTGACGGGTGGGTGTCGCGTGTCATCCGGTCCTCCCCTGACTGGTGGATGCAGGAGGCAATTGGAGTGGCCGGGAGCGACGCGGGATTGTCGCGTACACAACACTCAGATGGCGGACGGATGAGTTCCGCATGGCGGACCCCGCTCGGGCCCTCCCGTACGCTGCGGGGCCATGAATGCCATGCAAACTGCGCAACGTTCGAAGATCGCGGTGGTGACCGGCGCGGGCTCCGGCATCGGTCGGGCGGTGGCCGTGGAGCTGCTGCGCGCGGGCTGGTCGGTCGCCCTGGCGGGCCGGCGGACGCAGACGCTGGAGGAGACGGCCGCGCTGGCCTCCGAAAGCACCGGGGACACCGCGGGCGCCCCGATCGCCGTACGCACCGACGTGTCACGGCCGGACGAGGTGGCCGCGCTGTTCGCCGCCACCGTGGAGCGGTTCGGGCGGGTGGATCTGCTGTTCAACAACGCGGGGACCTTCGGACCGGGCGGAGTGCCGGTGGAGGAGCTGCCGTACGACGCGTGGCGGCACGTGGTGGACACCAACCTCAACGGGGCGTTCCTGTGTGCGCAGGCGGCGTACCGGCAGATGAAGGAGCAGGACCCGCGGGGCGGCCGGATCATCAACAACGGCTCGATCTCGGCACACACCCCCCGGCCGCACTCCGTCGCCTACACCGCCACCAAGCACGCCCTGACCGGTCTCACCAAGTCGCTGTCGCTGGACGGACGGCCCTACGGCATCGCGGTCGGGCAGATCGACATCGGGAACGCGGCGACCGACATGACCGCCGGCATGGGGGCCGGAGCGTTGCAGGCCAACG
This genomic window contains:
- a CDS encoding alkaline phosphatase D family protein codes for the protein MTRDTHPSQHAPELRAAARHMGRRRFLTVTGAAAALAFSVNLPTAGTASAAELDASKITENPFTLGVASGDPQPDSVLLWTRLAPVPFQEDGGLPAERVLVHWELAHDEKFRRIARRGTAVAHPEFHHTVHAEVGHLDADRFFHYRFRVGRWISPTGRTRTAPAPGSRAAALTFAAVSCQAYTDGYFTPYGHLAAEDVDMVFHLGDYLYEYAVNSVGGYRNYTDRTLPAVFNRETVTLEDYRLRYALYKSDPDLMAAHAAHPFVVTWDDHETENNYADDIPENDVPPEEFLLRRAAAYRAYWENQPLRRPQRPAGPDMQLYRRLHWGRLAQFDVLDTRQYRSDQAYGDGLDLPGPEIDDPARTMTGETQERWLLDGWRASRALWNVVPQQVNFSQRKLDLTDPARLSMDSWDGYRASRRRILDGAEAAGIDNLMVLTGDVHVAYAYDIKDDFDDPASRTLGTEIVGSSISSGRDGADKPSTWDTYTRANPHMKFYNGLRGYVTVELGRERARADFRSVPYVTRPGAPIATAASFVTEVGDQGLKPA
- a CDS encoding SDR family oxidoreductase: MNAMQTAQRSKIAVVTGAGSGIGRAVAVELLRAGWSVALAGRRTQTLEETAALASESTGDTAGAPIAVRTDVSRPDEVAALFAATVERFGRVDLLFNNAGTFGPGGVPVEELPYDAWRHVVDTNLNGAFLCAQAAYRQMKEQDPRGGRIINNGSISAHTPRPHSVAYTATKHALTGLTKSLSLDGRPYGIAVGQIDIGNAATDMTAGMGAGALQANGEVVPEPVMDVADVARTVRHMAELPLEANVQFATVLATAMPYVGRG